The segment TACTTGAAAAACAATTTCTTCAATATTTATATCATCTAAGTAACTCTCAACATACATCTTCTGGATTAAATCAATAGCAGACTTAACACAAAACTTCGCTCCAATATCTGAAAAGGGTGCAGATCCTAACCCATCTGCAATGGCTATAATACCTTTATTTTTATCCAAAATCTTGTAGTTACAAGCATCTTGACAAGGGATATCTGAGGTAATATGCGAGGGTCCTCTAATTGAGAGTCCAAATATCTTTAAATTTATATTTTCTTCTAGATCTGATGTTTGCAGATTATTTTGATTTAGATCTGAGGTTTCTATTGTTGGGCAATTTGGTGCAAAAACTTTAAAAAAAGAGACTTTTTTAAAATCCATTTAATCATTTTTTATTACGAATATCTAAAAAATCTCATCAATCTGCAGTACCCCAGTCAGTCTGAGGAAGCGGGGTTGAGATTCCAGGACTACTTCGACTTAACGCTAAACTGCTTGCTGCAAACCAATCAAACATGTTATCCCAATTATTTGGCTTTAATCTTAATGGAGCACGTGCAGAGAGTGTCTTCAGAAAATCCATATTAACCTCATCACCGACTGCTACTTTATAAAAAGAAAAATGCTTATTTGCCTCTCCATCTTTTAATTCTTGGACTACTTGATTATAGAGTGATTTATCCATTGTCATATCATTGTCTGTGGCGTCAGTAATCAAGAAAATCCAGGGTCGAAAATAATCCGTTCCATTTTGAGCATATTGTTCTTTACGGCTTTTTATTAATTCAATTGATTTTAAGATTCCCATTCCCATTGTTGTCCATCCACCAGCGGATAGGGGTTTAATATCAAATTCTTTGATTGAAGAAAATGGATGTTCGACAGTGACATTATCGTTAAATGATACTAAGGCGAGTTCTACTCTCTTACACGCTAAAGAATCATTCAATATTTTATCCTGATATAATTTAATGCCACGATTTACTCCATCAATCCCTTCCCCAATCATCGAACCGGAGGTATCGACTAGTAAGACAGTAGCCACTTTAGGTTCCCGTTTATCTAAAATTGGCATCTCTTCTAATCCTGACATGAAGAGATCATTATTTTATTGGATATTTGTATATTTCGAAATCTCCCTTAAAGGGGTCTCTCTTATACGTCACCGTAATATTGGAGATTTGTCCAACTCAATGAAAACTATCTTTCTCACTCCACCGGAACCCACAAAGCCGCCTTCTTCCCCGGACTCGCAATCATCCCCAGAACCTGACGAACAATAGCACAGTACATCTGTCCACCAACCGGAATGTAAAACTTAATGGCGAGTTGACGCACTGAAAGACTGCTGATCCCTTCCTGTAAATTCACCGGATCGAGAGGAAGTTCTACAGCATTTGAAATGATATTCACCACATCTGATACCGGGATATCATGTGTTCCCTCACCATCAATCTCTATCAGAACACAATCCCCGACGATCCGCAATCTCCCCACTTTTTTGAATGTCTCATAGTACCAGACCATAAAAATCCTCCAGTGGGGAGAGAGGGAAGAAAAGGGCACAAAATTCTCAAATTATTAAAATTTATTTTATATCTTTATAATGAATATATTGAAAGATATCATAAAAAACTTTTGCATATCCCCAAAGCACTGATACTTTGAGACCTTTTTCAGAAATTTAACATAATAATATATGGTTTTCAACCTGAATTGACCTCTTGCTGAAATCTGTTTTGAGTTATGTTGCAACCCATTAAGAATTGATATAAAAGTGTACGCGTGTTGATAAGTGTGCCTGCTCCGATCAAACCCATTCTCACATCGGCCCGTGCTGGTCTTATCTAGAAGATAATAGAATTTCATGCTATTGAGGGACAGGGCTTTGTGTGACCGATATGAACGTATCGGATAGTGATGGGAGGGCTCATTCGTGTATATCTGTGCATTGTAATCTTTATGGAACAATTCTACCTCGTAATGCCATCAAAAATCATGAGACTGACTAGAATACCTCCAATGAAAAGAAAAGCCCAGAATCCGATGACAATTACCCCCATTATCCACGTTATTAATTGCGGGAATATCAAAAAAGGTGCTATAAACAATCCCACAACCATAACCACGAGCACAGCCGCCCATGATCCGTTGTGAGGGTTGTCAATGAGATACAGTTCCCCTGAATTTGTATAGCTATGTGCGACTAGAATCTTATCAGATGCATCCATAGCGATAACCCCATGAGGCCATTTCTTCTCCAAACGTTCCATACGGGCATGGGGCACTCTCCCTTTCCATCTATCAGAGATCCCATTATCCATACGTATTCCCCAGATATCATTGGGGGTAATATCCGGATGTTCCCATGCTGCCCGTAAGAGATCCATCAGGTCGTTTATATTCTTCCCATCCCATGCTCTAATGCTTTGCAAAAGGTAGTGCATGCGGTCCCCCCCATAATTGATCATTCTTTCTTATCGGAGATGATAAAAATGTTCACGGTCAGAAGTCTTTATCTTGATAAAACCTTTTTCGAAATCTCTGCCTCTTTTTCTCCAGCGATGAGAACCAAAATGACATCATTTCTGCACTCTTCGAAAAGGGTATCAAAGTGGAGGGTAGTATATTGAGAACTAATGCTCCACTCAACCTCTGACCGCATTCTGAACGTCTGCCTTCTCGTTTTTGGTAAATGAGCAAATCAGTTAATTCCGGAAAGATACGCTCTCTGTATGCCTCTGCCTCATTGATATTTCGAAAGCCCAGTTTGGATATGCAGTCGCAAACCACGACTACCATGTCTTTCTTGACGTTCGGACTGTTATTCTGTACTCATTGCCCCTCCCCGGTCCAGCCCGACGAAAAAGATCGCTTTTTTAAAAGTTTAATAGTACCAGACCATAATCTTCTCCAAGGGGAGATCGAAAAGAATAGATCTGAAAAAATCACACCTTCCCGGAGATGGCATGAATAATATGCCGGTTCACTGTTCCATCATCCGCGAATAATTTCGGTGACTCATAACAGGTCCGACCAAACCGGAGAACCGGAGCCTCCTGAGGGAAACACCCGAGAACCCGGAGATCAATAATCGACTCTTTCGTTTATAGGTCCTTCTCTTCAAATTCTATACCGAGCCCTTTCAAAGTCGCTTTTAATTTATCACAGTTCGGGCAGTTTTTCATTGTGTGGACAATAATCTGATTCATAATTCACCGATGCAAGTCGGGCCGTCGCTCCGCTCCGGCCCTCCCTCCATTCATTCATTCATTCATTTTTCTGCAATTCACAGGTATCTGGGTTATTCAGCGGATCGGGTATCGGAATGTGGTATTCATCGCAGCAAAAACCAGATCTTACAATCATCACGAAGGGGCATGTTTTACAATTTATAACGATAATAACCCGAGAGCCCATTACCGGAGAACCTCCATAGTGCAGATAGAATCCTCATTTGCATACCGCCAGATTTCCTGATCTATCCCGGAAAAGAAAATCTCCTTACAGGCTTCGGTATCCACAAGAGCATCATGTCAGTCGATGAGATCCGCTCTCACAATGATTTTGTATGCCTCTGCCAGTTTCGGAAATTTAAAGCCTCTACCGAAACCTCGTGACAGTTGACAAAAGGTGGGAGAGTTTACCATTGTGTAAAATTGTGGCTTCGACAGTTGATTACTGTTTATTTTAGCTCTCAAGCATTCACTTCTGATAACATTCCGGTCATACTGCAGAATCCGGGATTGTGAATCCATCCGGTTTTATAAACCTGCTATCTTCTAGAATTATCTCTCCGGCTGCGGTCGCAAGCAGCCAGGCGATTTCAACAACCCGATCTTTGTGTACATCAGTACCGGTCGTTTCAGTGTCAAAAATAAAAATGTGATTCGGCCTCATAATTTCTTCTTATCCATACGCAACCTCACCAGATCCACAATATGAGACAATCCAGAAGCCGGGCGTTGGCGATAAACCTCTGTTCCAGGTATCCGGTTTTCAACTGCAGTGATCACCATCTTGAGCGGGATATCATGCATCTTGCCAAGATTCAGGTATTTCTCCGGATGACTGGATATCTCCTCTTCTATCACATTTCTGGGGATGATCGTTTTTTCTTTAATCTGAATGGCTTCTATCGCGGCTTTTATTTCAAATGTAAATTTATCGGTATTTCTGGGTATTATTGCACCTCCACGTCTGCTATTCCATACATGATTTTTCCCTAACCAGAACAATACTGACAATCAGGAAAAAGTTATCATGAAGGGGTCTGAAGCTTTGTGAATGGAACTTGGTTTGTCTATCACAAAACCTGATAAAAGACTTTGTGAGGGGAGAACTGACAACACTTCGAATGCGTATCCGGCGGAAAGAGCAGGGAGTAGAAGAGGGGTTTCACTTTTATTTATTATCTTGTCCCCTCATTTCGGAAAATTTAGATTAGCCAATTCGCAATCCGTGGGGTTATGTAACGTACTCTTACCTCATCTAATAACATTAACCGACTTTTTCCCGGACTCTCAATCAAATTCAGAATCTTACGAATAATAAGGAGAGTTATTCGAAAAATTATTCTTTGCCATCTCAAATTACAGGGTATCAAACAAATATCTCATTCTATACGTCATCAATGCAATAATTAACCCGAAAACCCCTGCAGTGACAAAAACTATGGCAATACCTGAATATGCCAGAATTATACCTAAGATTATCGGAGAAAAACTTTGACCAATGTATCTCATACAACTATAAATGGAGATAACGCCGCCTCTTGCTTCAAGTGGAGATATCTGTATAATCTGTGCGTCAATGCATGTCTGTGAAATAACGAGCCCTAATCCAAAAAGAAGTAATAAAAGAACTACTCCGATTATTGAAGGCACGACGGACATTATTAACAGTGATAACCCGACAAGTACAAATCCCGCAATTATCACCCTGATCAACGAATACTTGCTTGCAAAATACCGCACCTTAGGTGCCATCACGACACAAGCCATGCCCGGGACAGCGAGCATGATTCCTGATACTCCTGAAGTAAAGTTGAACTCACCCTTGAGCATAAAGGGCACATATATCATCATGGCAAATAATAGAAAATATATCGAGAAACCCATAAAAATGGTATAAAGTATTGGCAAATTTTTGAGATATCTGAGAGCTTCAATGAGACCTTGGTAACTGCCCAGCTCCTTCTGCTTTCTTGTTTCAGGAAGAATCATCATAACAACCAAAGCAAATGGCAGGGAAAGGGCATAAAAGAGAAATGCATAATTCCATCCAAAGGTTGCCAGTCCTCCTCCGATAATTGGCGCAAACACAGAGCCCAAGGCAAATGATATGCTGATTTTACTCATTGCCCCGACACAATCAATACCAGTGTAAACATCGCCGATAATCAGCATGGCAAGTGAGGTTATCGCGGCTACTCCAATACCCTGGATGAATCTCATTACTAACAACGAGTTCACATCAGAGACAAAAAAACTGACAAGACCTGTACATCCATAGATTACAAGACCGGTCACGAGTATTTTTTTCCGGTTGATACAATCGATGAATTGTCCGATAATCAACGTGAATATTGCAGTAGAGATAGTGAAAACTGACATGAGCATCCCTACCCCCTGGGTAGTCGTATGCAGTGGTCCTACCATTTCAGGTAATACTGGTGTAATAAGGGCTCCTCCGGCCATTGCAAAAAAGGCAGTTATACAGAGCAGGACAAGGTGATGAGTTTTAAATTCCATGATAATTCTGATTATTTAACATAATTCTCGATATATTCTAAACCATATCAACTAAAGAATTCACGATTAAATTCCCATGGTATGAATCAAATTCCGATAAGAGTATATTATCCCATTTATGGGTAATCCCTTTTATATGAGGCGCTATCTGTCTTCCCGTTTCAGTTATATATATGAATGATTGTCTTATCCACTTTTTTGAAATACCTGGTGTTCGTCTGGAGAAACAAACGATTCCGTCATTATGATAAAAAAAAAGAATTAGAATATATCAAATAACTTGAACTAACAACTGAAAACTATGCAGAAGAGATAATTCGAATAGATTATCCGTGTTCAATATTTTTATTAGAAAGGTATTTTTTCTATTCTATATATCTTACCTGAAAAATGAGGTGTTATCGTTTTATTCAAACCGATACAACCACCGGGACAGCATCCATCATAACAATTATTTCATGACCTTTTTCAGTGGATGATGCCCAAATACCCCAGGAATCATCCACCATCTCCGCATATCCCAGCGTGAGTATGCTGTTGTCTGATCCATCAAACATAGGAACCCAGGCATAGCCACCACCGTCAACTGCAGCAGCAGTAAGAAGACCTGAAGTGCTTACCCCGTTCTGATCGATATCAGCAGTGCTGTTTGGATCAAATGAATGAAGCAGCATATTTGATGTTGAAGAGTATGAACCAGTCTCGATATCAGCCTCTGCCACTTCCCTGGTGAGATCCTTTGCATGGACAACCGCAGCATGAACACTCTCTTTCATCTGTGCTGGATCACCGGTAAAGACCGGGAGTGTCATTCCATCAACAGGGGTTACTGCTGATAGAATAATTCCGCTGATCGCTGGCCTGACATACAGAAGAGAGACCGGTTTTTCTCCTGTTGTCAGGTTTGTAACATACAAACTCCCGCCTCCCATTTTTGCTAGAGAGGAGATTAAAAGACCGGAAGATACTGGATCTGAATTCTGCTTTGATAGATTTACTCCAACCAGTTCAGGGTTTGCTACATCCGCAAGAACCGTGCCATTGAGATCCAGAGCCAGAATATATTTCGTGTCACTGGAAAATCCACTAGAAGGATTATTGAAGTCAGCAAGTGCCTGTGTTCTTCCGTGAATAGAGAGATACGATGCTGCATCATCTGATAGGGTTATTAAACCCGGGGTCAGGTTCTGCGTTGTGTATGGATTGAGTGATACCGAGAGCTGACTTGTTGTTCCATCCTGCACTGTTGTTGTTGTAGTAACAGGTTCGTATCCTGGATATGTGAGGATGAGAGAGTGCATACCGCTGGGTATATTCTGAAGAGTCATTGGAGTTTTACCCTGGGGACGTGAATCCAGAATCACTGAGGCGCCTGATGGTGTGGAGGTAACAGCAATTGATCCGGTGTGGATTACTGTCCCTTTGGGCGTGAGAGTTCCGTAGATAGATGTTTCTCTTCCTGCAATAACATCCACGATACCAATCCAGTCAAGATATCCGGGAATTGAAACTCTTACATTGTAACTATCTGGATTTAATCCGTAAATCCGTGCCGGGGTAACTCCCCGGGTAATGCCATCAAGAGTAACTACCCCACCACTTGGAAATGACCGGATGGATAATGTTCCGGTTGGTGGGAAGTACCTGGGAAGAGCGACTTCGACCTTGCTCTCTTTTCCTGAACTGATCTCAATGGTCTGCATTACTGGCTGATACCCAAACTTCGCCAGTTTCATTGTGTAGGTCCCGGTTGGTATGGCATCAAAGTGTGCGGGAGTGATTCCATAGACCACATCATTCAAAATGATAACAGCTCCCCACGGATATGTATTGACTGTGAGTGAGCCCGTCGTAGATACCTGGTTTAATACGGCTGATACCACGGATTCTGCTCCAGATGCAACAGTTACTGTTGTTGTGTAAGGTGTGTATCCATCTTTACTGATGGTAACAGTATGGGATCCTGGAATTATTTCCGGGTACGTATGAGGGGTTGTTTGAATATCAGATCCGTCAATTGCTACTGTTGCCCCTGACGGGGTTGACGTGACTGATATTGATCCATTTAGAGGGCTCGCCTGCAGAGTTGCTGTTATTGTCTCAGTTGTCCCCGCAGCCGGGTTATGATCAATGGTTGAAGTCCAGTCCTGGTATCCACTCTTTTCCATTTTCACCGTATGCGGGGTGCTGCTGCTTTCATCAACAGCCACAGTCACGGGTGTTGTTCCTGAAGAAGAGCCATCAAATGTTACTGTCGCTCCTGAAGGAGATGAAATAAAACTAAAGTTTCCTGAAAGAGCCAGGTTTGTTATTGGGGAATCGGCCTGGATATTCAGATTACTTATACCTGGTTTTAATGATATTACTGGTTTAATAGTCGGTTGTAATGATGGAAGGAGAGTAGGTGTAGCAGTCGGTGTGGGAGTGACAGTAATATTAGATACTATAACTGGCTCTTTTGGTGTTGTAATCGGCACGGTTATAGGCTTAAGAGAGGGGACGAGTGTTACCTCTTTTGTTGGTGTTACCGTTGGTTCTGTTGTTGTCGGTACCTGAGTAACCTCCATAGTAGGGCTGCTAGTTGGAACTGTGATCGTTGGCAGAATGACGACAGGCACCTGGGTAATAACCGGAGTTATATTTGTTGTCAGGTTAAACAGCAGGTTACTGGTATTCGTAGCCGCTGCAAAAGGCGAGTTGACAACGAGACATATGAGAAGTACTAGAATCCACAACCTCATAGATCCATACTACTCATGCTTTGTTGAAATGGTTATGGGTTCTTTCTATTATTTTATATATCATACCTTCTCTCTGATTGCCATGATGATCCATAACAAAAGCATGTTATCCTTCAGGTACCCACGTTATGCAGATGTCATCAGATATTCTCATAGTCAGCACTCCATATGTTCCGGGCTATAAGATCGTCAGGCAGGTCGGATTTACCTGGGGTCTGATTGTACGTAGCAGGGGTCTTGGTGGAAATGTTGTTGCCGGTCTCCGAACTATTCTCGGCGGAGAGATTCATGAGTATACACAACTCCTGAATGAATCACGCTCTCATGCTCTGGATAGAATGAAGGATCATGCTAGGGAAATGGGAGCAAACGCGGTCATTGGTGTTGCATTTGATTCATCAGAGATTGGACAGTCGATGACCGAGGTGCTCGCTTATGGGACTGCAGTTGTTGTGGAACCGGAACAAGAGGAAAGTAAACCTGTTCGGTTGAGTTGAGGATACTGTACACAGGTGTGTGGTTCCTGTGAGGTTAAGCATCCATTATTGAATCTTTTTTCTTTTGTGGTTGTCATTGTTGGTTTCTTACTGGTTAATTCTGGGAGAACACTAATAGTTCCAAAGATGAGATACTGTATGATGTCCAGAGTACTTGCGTCGCCTTCAAAATATATTCAGGGAGCAGGAGAACTTTCGCGAATAAATGATCATATTTCCAGATTGCATGGGCCGTATCTCTTTGTCATGGGAGGTTTTGCATACACTCATTTGAAAGGTATTATTGAGGAAAGTTTCAAAGGTTCCGGGGCAACGCTCGTCTTTGAA is part of the Methanospirillum lacunae genome and harbors:
- a CDS encoding heavy metal-binding domain-containing protein is translated as MQMSSDILIVSTPYVPGYKIVRQVGFTWGLIVRSRGLGGNVVAGLRTILGGEIHEYTQLLNESRSHALDRMKDHAREMGANAVIGVAFDSSEIGQSMTEVLAYGTAVVVEPEQEESKPVRLS
- a CDS encoding exonuclease domain-containing protein; translation: MRPNHIFIFDTETTGTDVHKDRVVEIAWLLATAAGEIILEDSRFIKPDGFTIPDSAV
- a CDS encoding glutaredoxin family protein; the protein is MNQIIVHTMKNCPNCDKLKATLKGLGIEFEEKDL
- a CDS encoding PEGA domain-containing protein; this translates as MRLWILVLLICLVVNSPFAAATNTSNLLFNLTTNITPVITQVPVVILPTITVPTSSPTMEVTQVPTTTEPTVTPTKEVTLVPSLKPITVPITTPKEPVIVSNITVTPTPTATPTLLPSLQPTIKPVISLKPGISNLNIQADSPITNLALSGNFSFISSPSGATVTFDGSSSGTTPVTVAVDESSSTPHTVKMEKSGYQDWTSTIDHNPAAGTTETITATLQASPLNGSISVTSTPSGATVAIDGSDIQTTPHTYPEIIPGSHTVTISKDGYTPYTTTVTVASGAESVVSAVLNQVSTTGSLTVNTYPWGAVIILNDVVYGITPAHFDAIPTGTYTMKLAKFGYQPVMQTIEISSGKESKVEVALPRYFPPTGTLSIRSFPSGGVVTLDGITRGVTPARIYGLNPDSYNVRVSIPGYLDWIGIVDVIAGRETSIYGTLTPKGTVIHTGSIAVTSTPSGASVILDSRPQGKTPMTLQNIPSGMHSLILTYPGYEPVTTTTTVQDGTTSQLSVSLNPYTTQNLTPGLITLSDDAASYLSIHGRTQALADFNNPSSGFSSDTKYILALDLNGTVLADVANPELVGVNLSKQNSDPVSSGLLISSLAKMGGGSLYVTNLTTGEKPVSLLYVRPAISGIILSAVTPVDGMTLPVFTGDPAQMKESVHAAVVHAKDLTREVAEADIETGSYSSTSNMLLHSFDPNSTADIDQNGVSTSGLLTAAAVDGGGYAWVPMFDGSDNSILTLGYAEMVDDSWGIWASSTEKGHEIIVMMDAVPVVVSV
- a CDS encoding vWA domain-containing protein, translated to MSGLEEMPILDKREPKVATVLLVDTSGSMIGEGIDGVNRGIKLYQDKILNDSLACKRVELALVSFNDNVTVEHPFSSIKEFDIKPLSAGGWTTMGMGILKSIELIKSRKEQYAQNGTDYFRPWIFLITDATDNDMTMDKSLYNQVVQELKDGEANKHFSFYKVAVGDEVNMDFLKTLSARAPLRLKPNNWDNMFDWFAASSLALSRSSPGISTPLPQTDWGTAD
- a CDS encoding MFS transporter, with the translated sequence MEFKTHHLVLLCITAFFAMAGGALITPVLPEMVGPLHTTTQGVGMLMSVFTISTAIFTLIIGQFIDCINRKKILVTGLVIYGCTGLVSFFVSDVNSLLVMRFIQGIGVAAITSLAMLIIGDVYTGIDCVGAMSKISISFALGSVFAPIIGGGLATFGWNYAFLFYALSLPFALVVMMILPETRKQKELGSYQGLIEALRYLKNLPILYTIFMGFSIYFLLFAMMIYVPFMLKGEFNFTSGVSGIMLAVPGMACVVMAPKVRYFASKYSLIRVIIAGFVLVGLSLLIMSVVPSIIGVVLLLLLFGLGLVISQTCIDAQIIQISPLEARGGVISIYSCMRYIGQSFSPIILGIILAYSGIAIVFVTAGVFGLIIALMTYRMRYLFDTL